One window of Dermacentor albipictus isolate Rhodes 1998 colony unplaced genomic scaffold, USDA_Dalb.pri_finalv2 scaffold_14, whole genome shotgun sequence genomic DNA carries:
- the LOC139051801 gene encoding proline-rich protein 36-like — MRQVANQPIASQAAKDQPAKCQPASQARASQPVKVPASQPASQKMDKVFLMMLLPLPACVCLLLPVPASTCLSLPACLCLPASACLPLPAYLSLPLAISACLCLPVPASTCLCRPACLCLPASTSTCLPLSLPASPCLHLSLPAGVCLCLPASACLCLLASACQPLPSCLCLPASACLPLSLPACLCLRASACLPLPLPASGSACLCLPASACLSLRASLCLCLPASACLHLPLPACLCLCLPASACPPLVLPACICRGRPASACACLKPVSQAPASQPSDSQPSASQPNATQPAKLQPAKHQPAKQPAKRQAASETSASQQSARQAANQAPASQSAASQPACQPASPSARQPSCQPAHQPSSQPTSQPARPPASQLASPPASPPARQPAHQPASPPASQPACQPASLPASKPACLPLPAPVSACLCLRLPLPACLCLCLPASACLPLPLRASVCLPLPAFLCLPASASLCLCLHLPASACHRLCLPPASQPSASHLRASQPAKHQPAKQPAWQAPGS, encoded by the exons ATGCGCCAGGTGGCCAACCAGCCAATCGCCAGCCAGGCAGCGAAGGACCAGCCAGCCAagtgccagccagccagccaagcgcgagccagccagccagtcaaggtgccagccagccagccagccagccaaaaAATGGATAAGGTTTTTTTGatgatg CttctgcctctgcctgcctgcgtCTGCCTGCTTCTGCCTGTGCCTGCCTCTACCTGCCTctccctgcctgcctgcctctgcttgcctgcctctgcctgcctgcctctgcctgcctacCTCAGCCTGCCTCTGGCTATCTCTGCCTGCCTGTGCCTGCCTGTGCCTGCCTCTACCTGCCTCTGCcggcctgcctgcctctgcctgcctgcctctacCTCTACCTGCCTGCCTCTGTCTCTGCCTGCCTCCCCCTGTCTGCATCTGTCTCTGCCTGCCGGCgtctgcctctgcctgcctgcctctgcctgcctctgcctgcttGCCTCTGCCTGCCAGCCTCTGCCCtcctgcctctgcctgccagcCTCTGCATGCCTGCCTCTATCTCTGCCAGCCTGCCTCTGCCTGCgggcctctgcctgcctgcctctgcctctgcctgcctctggctctgcctgcctctgcctgcctgcctctgcctgcctaaGCCTGCGTGCCAGcctctgcctctgcctgcctgcttcTGCCTGCCTGCatctgcctctgcctgcctgcctgtgtcTCTGCCTGCCTGCTTCTGCCTGCCCGCCTCTGGTTCTGCCTGCCTGCATCTGCAGAGGCAGGCCTGCCTCAGCCTGTGCCTGCCTCAAGCCAGTcagccaagcgccagccagccagccaagtgacagccagccaagcgccagccagccTAATGCCACCCAGCCAGCAAAGCTACAGCCAGCCAAGCACCAGCCAGCCAAgcagccagccaagcgccaggCAGCCAGCGAGACAAGcgccagccagcaaagtgcaAGGCAGGCAGCCAACCAAGCGCCAGCCAGCCAATCGGCAGCCAGCCAGCCCGCCTGCCAGCCAGCCAGCCCGTCAGCCAGGCAGCCTTCCTGCCAGCCAGCCCACCAGCCATCCAGCCAGCCCACCAGCCAGCCAGCCCGCCCGCCAGCAAGCCAGCTAGCCAGCCCGCCAGCCAGCCCCCCCGCCCGCCAGCCAGCCCACCAGCCAGCCAGCccaccagccagccagccagcctgcCAGCCAGCCAGCCTACCAGCCAGcaagcctgcctgcctgcctctgcctgcgcctgtctctgcctgcctctgcctgcgcctgcctctgcctgcctgcctctgcctctgcctgcctgcctctgcctgcctgcctctgcctctgCGTGCCTCtgtctgcctgcctctgcctgccttcctctgcctgcctgcctctgccagCCTCTGCCTCTGCCTGCatctgcctgcctctgcctgtcaTCGCCTCTGCCTGCCTCCAGCCAGTCAGCCAAGCGCCAGCCATCTAcgtgccagccagccagccaagcacCAGCCAGCCAAGCAGCCAGCTTGGCAAGCGCCAGGCAGCTAG
- the LOC135913469 gene encoding transcriptional regulatory protein AlgP-like, with translation MSQAGSQLAREAASQPGSQPGRQPGRHPARQPANQPARQAASQAPGSQPAKKAVSQAPGSQRSASQAGSQPGRQPARHAASQAASQPGSQPRASQPSLRQPAKRQAAKRQPGRQPASRAPSSQVPGRQPARQVGSQPPSQAPASQPASQAPASRAPGGHPTNQPSARWPASQPANRQPGSEGPASQVPANQPSASQPASQAPGSQPASQPAKKWIRFF, from the coding sequence atgagCCAGGCAGGCAGCCAGCTAGCCAGggaggcagccagccagccaggcaGCCAACCAGGCAGGCAGCCAGGTAGGCATCCAGCCAGGCAGCCGGCCAACCAGCCAGCCAGGCAGgcagccagccaagcgccaggcagccagccagccaagaaGGCAGTCAGCCAAGCACCAGGCAGCCAGCGAAGCGCCAGCcaggcaggcagccagccaggcaggcagccagccaggCATGCAGCTAgccaggcagccagccagccaggcaGCCAGCCACGCGCCAGCCAGCCAAGCTTAAGGCAACCAGCCAAGCGCCAGGCAGCTAAGCGGCAGCcaggcaggcagccagccagccgAGCGCCAAGCAGCCAAGTGCcaggcaggcagccagccaggCAGGTAGGCAGCCAGCCACCTAGCCAAGCACCAGCCAGTCAACCAGCCAGCCAAGCACCAGCCAGCCGTGCGCCAGGTGGCCACCCAACCAACCAGCCAAGTGCCAGGTGGCCAGCCAGCCAACCAGCCAATCGCCAGCCAGGCAGCGAAGGGCCAGCCAGCCAAGTGCCAGCCAACCAGCCAAGCGCGAGCCAGCCAGCCAGTCAAGCgccaggcagccagccagccagccagccagccaaaaAATGGATAAGGTTTTTTTGa
- the LOC135913451 gene encoding nucleolar protein dao-5-like, with the protein MCNGQHEARDDGMKEKSKRSSDESNTSQAHASQPSASQPDSQAPASQPSASQLSASQPAKHQPAKQPASQAPGSQPDKCQPAKPARQPSASQPSTSQLSASQPAKCQAGNQQPGSQVPASQAPASQAQASQAASQPSARQPASEAGRLAASQAAKRQEASQTSASQPSARQAGSQPAKPQPGGQPARQPASQPASQAASQAPASQAQGSQPAREAPASQAASQLSASQPRARQRASQAPARQAVRQAASQAASQPASQAPGRQPASQAPGSQPARQAGSQPPTQAPGGQQAKRQPASQVPASQAPASQPASQAPASQAPASQPIAMLPASQPGSQAPASQPAKRQPAKCQPSTSQPSASQPASQAPTSQPSANQPASQAPTSQPVKRQPASQAPASLPSDSQPRASQPSASQAAKRQTGSQPAKLLPDKRQAGNEPSTSQPSASQQSPRQAASQPSTSQPSTKPSGRQAVSQAGRQAATQPAIQRASQAATCQPGRKPASQAASQAASQAANQASSQAASQTGRQAGSQPTRQPAKRQPAKSKAASQPSARQTASLAGSQQTRQPANQPAKRQAASQTGSQAGSQPGMEPGSQPAKRQPAKPNAAKRQPTRQPPRHLGSQLPSQVPASQASARQPASQASASQAPGGQPANQPCASQPSARKPASQAGCQPGMQPGSQPARQPARQPAKRQPAKPKAAGQAPARQAASQPSATQPSAR; encoded by the exons atgtgtaacggccagcacgaggcgcgagatgacggcatgaaagagaagtCAAAGA gatcgtccgacgaatctaataccaGCCAAGCGCAcgccagccagccaagcgccagccagccagacagccaagcgccagccagccagccaagcgccagccagctaagtgccagccagccagccaagcacCAGCCAGCCaagcagccagccagccaagcgccaggcagccagccagacaagtgccagccagcaaagc CAGCCAGGCAGCCAAGTGCCAGCCAGCCAAGCACCAGCCAGCTAagtgccagccagccagccaagtgCCAGGCGGGCAACCAGCAGCCAGGCAGCCAAGTGCCAGCCAGCCAAGCACCAGCCAGCCAAGCACAAGCCAGCCaagcagccagccagccaagcgccaggCAGCCAGCCAGCGAGGCAGGCAGACTGGCAGCCAGCCAGGCAGCCAAGCGCCAGGAAGCCAGCCAGACAAGCGCCAGCCAGCCAAGTgctaggcaggcaggcagccagccagccaagcccCAGCCAGGCGGCCAGCCAGCCAGGCAGccggccagccagccagccagccaggcagccagccaagcgccagccagccaagcccaaggcag ccagccagccagagaAGCTCCAGCCAGCCAAGCAGCCAGCCAGCTAAGCGCCAGCCAGCCAAGGGCCAGGCAGCGagccagccaagcgccagccagGCAGGCAGTTaggcaggcagccagccaggcagccagccagccagccagccaagcgccaggcaggcagccagccagccaagcgccaggcagccagccagccaggcaggcaggcagtcAGCCACCTACCCAAGCGCCAGGTGGCCAAcaagccaagcgccagccagccagccaagtgccagccagccaagcgccagccagccagccagccagtcagGCGCCAGcaagccaagcgccagccagccagccaattGCCATGCTGCCAGCCAGCCAACCAGGcagccaagcgccagccagccagccagcgaaGCGCCAGCCAGCCAAGTGCCAGCCAAGCAccagccagccaagcgccagccagccagccagccaagcgccaaccagccagccaagcgccaaccagccagccagccaagcgccaACCAGCCAGCCAGTCaagcgccagccagccagccaagcgccagccagccTGCCAAGTGACAGCCAGCCACGCGCCAGCCAGCCAAGTGCCAGCCAGGCAGCCAAGCGCCAGACAGGCAGCCAGCCAGCGAAGCTCCTGCCAGACAAGCGCCAGGCAGGCAACGAGCCAAGCACCAGCCAGCCAAGTGCCAGCCAGCAAAGCCCAcggcaggcagccagccagccaagcacCAGCCAGCCCAGCACAAAGCCAAGCGGCAGGCAGGCAGTcagccaggcaggcaggcaggcagccacCCAGCCAGCCATCCAGCGAGCCAGCCAGGCAGCAACGTGCCAGCCAGGCAGGAAGCCAGCCAGCCAAGCAGCCAGCCAAGCAGCCAGCCAGGCAGCCAACCAGGCATCCAGCCAGGCAGCCAGCCAGAcaggtaggcaggcaggcagccagccaaccaggcagccagccaagcgccagccagccaagtccaaggcagccagccagccaagcgcaAGGCAGACAGCCAGCCTGGCAGGCAGCCAGCAAACCAGGCAGCCAGCCAACcag ccagccaagcgccaggCAGCCAGCCAGACAGGCAGCcaggcaggcagccagccaggcatggagccaggcagccagccagccaagcgccagccagccaAGCCCAATGCAGCCAAGCGGCAGCCGACCAGGCAGCCACCCAGGCACTTAGGCAGCCAGCTACCTAGCCAAGTGCCAGCAAGCCAAGCGTCAgccaggcagccagccagccaagcatcagccagccaagcgccaggTGGCCAGCCAGCCAACCAGCCATGTGCCAGCCAGCCAAGCGCGAGGAAGCCAGCCAGCCAGGCAGGCTGCCAGCCAGGCATGCAgccaggcagccagccagccaggcaGCCAGCCAGGCAGCCAGCTAAGCGCCAGCCAGCCAAGCCCAAGGCAGCCGGCCAAGCACCAGCcaggcaggcagccagccagccaagcgccaCGCAGCCAAGCGCCAGGTAG